The DNA window AAATCATCTTCAATCTCAATATAACATGTACTCGAATAACTTTACAAAATGTGATTTGCACTAGTAGTATTTTCATGCAAATTTATCTTTGTTTTCAAGAGTTTTCCAGAGAAAGGCCTTGCAATATGTCTGGGCCTGATGTGCAAACAAAATGGGCCGCTTTTACTCAGTGGGCCAGAAGCAATCCAACACATTCTATCATGACCAACAAACACTGTTGGTTATGGACTTGGCCCAGCTTCATAAGGGTTCTCTCTGGCCTATGGCACTGACCAAAAAACAGACGAAGGCCCATCCATGCATTGAGGAGCGAGCTGCCAGCAGGCAGCAGAATCCCAACACCCAATTCGGTGCCGCAATTAATGCCGACAAGAGTGCTTTCGTCTCCTCATTAGTCCCACCAAGAAACTATTCTCTATATGTTAGTCTGTATTCTAATTCCTAGGATGCCAAATTAATCTTTGTTTTCTAGTGGATGGTAAATGAGAAAAGATTACGTTGGATCTGTTTCTCTTCTCGAGGTTCCACAGATTCTCacatcaatttaaaaaaaaattgaaatgatAGATCAAATAATCAAGGGGGAGGAGGCCTAACCTGCACACAAGCTAGGAGGAGGAGTCTCAACTTTacaaattgaaggaagcttGAGAGCCCTATTCACATCAATCTTCACCCCAAAAGTTTTGGATTTTCCGAGCAGTGTACACAGGCAGATCGGGTTGCTATCCACCAGCCCCGCCAGTTCAGGGCAGCACGGCTTGTCCGGCACCATCAAGTTGCTCCCGTTCTCCACATACGTCAAGCAATCCGACAAGTTCATTAGGGTCGAGAAGCAGTCCGGCGACGGTGACACCGCCGGCGGCCCCATCGCAAATGGAGCCTCCGGCGCCGGTTCTTGCGCCGACACTGTCGACATTCCGTAAAGCGTCATTAGCAATATAGTGGCTATAGTGATTCGAGCGGCGGAGGACATTTTGCGTGTCTTGCCGTGTAGGAGGAGTTAGGTATTTGTGAGTAGTTAGTGTTTTGAAGAAAAGAAGTGGAGATGGTGAACAGTTGAGGTTGCAGAGAGTGAAAGAGGCAGCTCAAGTTAATAAAAATGCAACTACCACTTAATTACTCTTTATAGATCTCCTTAtacttaacttttttttaaaaaaatgttttttatgTCTTAAGaaactttaaaaataaattgaattttatgtgaaaaatcacggacccaaaaaaaaaatttagatggTAAAGGTTAGAGAAATTTTACAAGACACCTTATCAATGAGGATGTTCCCTAGGGATAAAGACTCGTGTAGGTCCCTCCCACGAGGTATGAACTCACACAAAAAATTTTATGTGTTTACTCGGTGTGTTTTGTGAGACATTATTACGTAGTCTCGATAGTTTACTCAGTGCAACAAAACTACAACGTTTTTGTTTTATCATATAAGAGTTCGATTGGTTGAGTTCCATTtgaagggaaattttatctacacatcaTCAATATACTAAGTCTACAccacttttttaaaatttgtagtTTCTAAAAATATCATAGTGTGCAATGACATATAAACCCTTAACATCAATATTtgaaagaaatattttttatatattttattgttgatTACTAAATTTACACCATTCCCAAAAAAACCTAATTTTCACTCCAACAAACGTTGTAGAGGATGATGACATCATTGAGACATTCCCGATCCTTATCTACTCTGatgtcaaaaacgtgaaaattggTGGCGAATTAATGGAATGCGTGATGTGCCTGAGCGAGTTTGAAGACCATGATAAGCTGCGTTTTATCCAAATTGTCACCACGTCTTCCATCTGGACTGTATTTGTTCTTATGGCTACGAGTCTTATCGAgggtctagagagagaaaagggaTAGAACACCATATATTAGGATATCTTGTTGTAAGTGAAGTTGTTCAGTACTAGTTGCTTTGATACCTGGAGATCGTCTTTTAAGAACTTTGAAGCTGCATTTTCAAATAATATGACGAGGGTTGAGgaataatttaatttctttagaATCTATGCAGCGTAGTGATATAAAACTTACTTTTGCCAAGCAAGGCTTGATTTTTCTAATCTTGAATGCGTGAAGGGAGTTAGAGGAAGGGTCATAGATCGTACGCCGGACATGAAGGTAGCGGAGAGGGTCCAAGGTTGAAGACCTTGCAAATGTGTGAACTTAACACAAATATTTGTGATATTGTGTATAAAaagggtaatttggtatttTCACTATAAAATTGGGTATAaacttataacttttttttgtaAACTTATCATATTGAAAAAGTGATGTAGACTTAGTATATtgatggtgtgtagataaaatttctcccACTTGAATTGCCTTTATTAGGCCATCAAATTGTTAAATGGGCCGCTTTAAGCAAAAAAGAGTTGTTAATTAGGCCACTTCAACCCAAAACTATAAAGTTTTGTTCCATGGGCTGCAATGTAATTGTTAAATGGGCCCCTCCAACCCAAAAGAATTAGAAATTATTGGAATGCCGTCGGTTTAAAATTCGGGCGCTCGGTCACCGCCCTTCAATTTTCCGTTACGCggacttattttatttcatacGGCATAATACGATTAATAacagaaaaactaaaaaaataatattatttgggAACGTAATTGTAAAGTTTTTACCAAATTTTATAGCCGAAGTTAGGGTTTCACGTTATCTCTCAATCAAAACCATGATCAAACTCCTCAGTCTCGAACTCTCACTGCACCGCCCTCACCGAATCATCCCTTCCTTCACGTAATAATCCCCGCCTCAATTTTTCTCTAAAGAATAGCTGCTGCAATTACAGGTGCCTCtccttctctgtctctctctataCGTATGCTGTTGCAGTTGCCAGGCTTGTGTTTCTTGCGGAGATGAATTAGAGAATTTGGTTTGGCGTCcaaatttttgtttgcttgaGTTTGTATTCATTCGAGTTTGTTAACTGTTCTTGCATATGTATGTAGAAACTCAACATATTCATGGTTCTAGAACATACTTTTATTCGCTCCAGGCAAGCAATTTTTTTCATCCTTACATCGTTTCATCCACTTATTTTA is part of the Tripterygium wilfordii isolate XIE 37 chromosome 7, ASM1340144v1, whole genome shotgun sequence genome and encodes:
- the LOC120002762 gene encoding non-specific lipid transfer protein GPI-anchored 12 isoform X2 yields the protein MSSAARITIATILLMTLYGMSTVSAQEPAPEAPFAMGPPAVSPSPDCFSTLMNLSDCLTYVENGSNLMVPDKPCCPELAGLVDSNPICLCTLLGKSKTFGVKIDVNRALKLPSICKVETPPPSLCAGGPTASEAPEAMPRGGFAENTSTGSNDNVAASSIAISVQATFIGLAIAFLPALS
- the LOC120002762 gene encoding non-specific lipid transfer protein GPI-anchored 12 isoform X3 produces the protein MSSAARITIATILLMTLYGMSTVSAQEPAPEAPFAMGPPAVSPSPDCFSTLMNLSDCLTYVENGSNLMVPDKPCCPELAGLVDSNPICLCTLLGKSKTFGVKIDVNRALKLPSICKVETPPPSLCAEAMPRGGFAENTSTGSNDNVAASSIAISVQATFIGLAIAFLPALS
- the LOC120002762 gene encoding non-specific lipid transfer protein GPI-anchored 12 isoform X1, which encodes MSSAARITIATILLMTLYGMSTVSAQEPAPEAPFAMGPPAVSPSPDCFSTLMNLSDCLTYVENGSNLMVPDKPCCPELAGLVDSNPICLCTLLGKSKTFGVKIDVNRALKLPSICKVETPPPSLCAVLGGPTASEAPEAMPRGGFAENTSTGSNDNVAASSIAISVQATFIGLAIAFLPALS